A genomic region of Kluyveromyces marxianus DMKU3-1042 DNA, complete genome, chromosome 5 contains the following coding sequences:
- the ACB1 gene encoding long-chain fatty acid transporter ACB1, producing MVSQLFEEKAKAVNELPSTPNNDELLKLYALYKQATVGDNNKPKPGMFNLKDRYKWDAWELLKGTSQEDAEQQYIELVDLLIKKYSA from the exons ATGGTCTCCCaattatttgaagaaaaa GCCAAAGCGGTTAACGAATTGCCATCTACTCCAAACAACGACgagttgttgaagttgtaCGCTTTGTACAAGCAAGCCACTGTTGGTGACAACAACAAGCCAAAGCCAGGTATGTTCAATCTGAAAGACCGCTACAAGTGGGACGCCTGGGAGTTGTTGAAGGGTACTTCCCAGGAAGATGCCGAGCAACAATACATCGAATTGGTCGATttgttgatcaagaagtacAGTGCTTAG
- the MRP20 gene encoding mitochondrial 54S ribosomal protein uL23m, with protein MPRFLPSLKQGFRNLATTVETETASSQLNTSRQSVQSRILEWSRKAIDEGKPHFRVGGTEVFFPKARVILLRPNAKHTPFQAKFIVPKSFNKLDLRDYLFHLYGLRALNVTTQLLHARYTRATPVSPRYRTPQIKKMTIEMAEPFIWPEEPEDKSAWNIEFQKELEQYRSDRMRLGSDTNKPSEAFGGALGPYPETAKPFIPRFLKRRLINKKEREAKREEYLEQLGKVSKVLSKSELV; from the coding sequence ATGCCACGTTTTTTGCCTAGTCTGAAACAAGGGTTCAGAAACCTTGCTACTACGGTGGAAACAGAGACTGCTTCATCGCAGCTGAATACATCTCGTCAGTCCGTGCAAAGCAGGATTCTAGAGTGGTCTCGTAAGGCTATTGATGAGGGAAAGCCACATTTCAGGGTTGGTGGTACAGAAGTTTTCTTTCCTAAGGCGAGGGTTATTCTTTTGAGGCCCAATGCTAAGCACACTCCGTTCCAAGCGAAGTTTATTGTTCCAAAATCGTTCAACAAGTTAGATTTGAGAGATTATCTTTTCCACCTGTACGGGCTAAGAGCACTTAATGTGACCACACAGTTGTTGCATGCGAGATACACACGTGCGACACCAGTTTCGCCTAGATACCGTACGCCacagatcaagaagatgactATTGAAATGGCAGAGCCATTTATCTGGCCAGAGGAGCCAGAGGACAAGAGTGCATGGAATATCGAGTTCCAGAAGGAGTTGGAGCAGTACAGATCTGATAGGATGAGACTAGGGTCAGACACAAACAAGCCTTCTGAAGCGTTCGGCGGTGCGTTGGGTCCATACCCTGAAACAGCCAAGCCATTTATCCCAAgatttttgaagagaagacTCATTAACAAAAAGGAGAGAGAGGCTAAGAGGGAAGAGTACTTGGAGCAGCTTGGAAAGGTCTCCAAGGTTCTATCTAAATCGGAACTAGTGTGA
- the ORM1 gene encoding protein ORM1 yields MSQLKPFPSYGQESVNSASGIEPVKDHRRRRSSSIISHVEPESFEDENDQQMMTNMNATWVNQRGAWIIHIVIIGLLRLFFNLLPGVTNEWSWTLTNITYVIGSYIMFHLVKGTPFDFNGGVYDNLTMWEQIDDGVLYTPTRKFLITVPIGLFLVSTHYCRYDLHLFLLNFVLTTFVAVVPKLPLTHRLRISIPWITGPAQIS; encoded by the coding sequence ATGTCGCAATTGAAACCGTTCCCATCGTATGGGCAAGAAAGCGTCAACAGTGCCTCAGGCATTGAACCTGTCAAAGACCATAGAAGGAGGCGCTCCTCTAGTATAATATCGCATGTTGAACCAGAATCGTTCGAGGACGAAAACGACCAGCAAATGATGACAAACATGAATGCCACTTGGGTCAACCAGCGTGGCGCATGGATCATCCACATTGTCATCATCGGGTTGTTGCGACTATTCTTCAACTTGCTTCCAGGAGTCACCAACGAATGGTCGTGGACTTTGACGAACATTACATATGTTATCGGATCATACATCATGTTCCATTTGGTTAAAGGTACACCGTTCGATTTCAACGGTGGCGTATACGATAACCTTACGATGTGGGAACAGATTGACGATGGTGTCTTGTACACCCCTACAAGAAAGTTCTTGATAACGGTTCCCATTGGGTTGTTCCTTGTTTCCACACACTATTGCCGCTACGACTTACACTTGTTTCTACTGAACTTTGTTTTAACGACTTTTGTAGCAGTAGTTCCTAAGCTACCTCTAACTCACAGGTTAAGAATCAGTATCCCATGGATCACAGGACCTGCACAGATCAGTTAG